In Chryseobacterium turcicum, a single window of DNA contains:
- the murG gene encoding undecaprenyldiphospho-muramoylpentapeptide beta-N-acetylglucosaminyltransferase, whose amino-acid sequence MNNQSANSQKPKAIRVLLSGGGTGGHIFPAIAIADEIKRRFPDAEFLFIGANGKMEMEKVPQAGYKIEGIDIAGIDRGNMLSNLGLPFKILKSLSKSKRIIKSFAPDFAVGTGGFASGPALYEASKMGIPIFIQEQNAHAGVTNKILSKKAKAVFTAYPKVEGFPAEKIKFLGNPIRENIISGMQETSSAKEKLGLDKNKLTILSVGGSLGSRTLNNGWKENLENLKEKGYQLIWQTGKLDYKDIVDSCQLSVDGKSDNQQPTTDNQIQIKEFIKDMETAYSAADVIVSRAGAIAISELAVAQKPVVLVPFPFAAEDHQTKNAMNLVEKNAAKMVKDSEMQEKFWNTLSEICENENVRKEMSENLKYFAKPNAAKEIVDEIFKEIK is encoded by the coding sequence ATGAACAATCAATCAGCAAACAGCCAAAAGCCAAAAGCCATCCGCGTATTATTATCTGGAGGCGGAACGGGAGGACACATCTTCCCGGCAATTGCTATTGCAGATGAAATCAAAAGAAGATTTCCAGATGCTGAGTTTTTATTCATTGGAGCCAACGGAAAAATGGAAATGGAAAAAGTTCCACAAGCTGGTTATAAAATTGAGGGAATTGATATCGCAGGAATCGACAGAGGAAATATGCTATCTAATTTAGGTTTGCCTTTCAAAATTTTGAAAAGTTTATCTAAATCGAAAAGAATTATAAAAAGTTTTGCTCCCGATTTTGCAGTAGGAACAGGTGGCTTTGCAAGTGGACCAGCTTTGTATGAAGCAAGCAAAATGGGAATTCCGATTTTTATTCAGGAGCAGAATGCACATGCAGGAGTAACGAATAAAATTTTAAGTAAAAAGGCAAAAGCTGTTTTTACAGCTTATCCTAAAGTGGAAGGTTTTCCGGCTGAAAAAATAAAATTTTTGGGGAATCCGATTCGTGAGAATATTATTTCAGGAATGCAGGAAACATCTTCAGCTAAAGAAAAATTAGGTTTAGATAAAAATAAATTGACTATTCTCTCCGTGGGTGGTTCTTTAGGCTCAAGAACATTAAACAACGGTTGGAAAGAAAACCTTGAAAACCTGAAAGAAAAAGGCTATCAGTTAATCTGGCAAACCGGAAAATTAGATTATAAAGATATTGTTGATAGTTGTCAGTTGTCGGTTGATGGAAAATCTGACAACCAACAACCAACAACTGACAACCAAATTCAAATCAAAGAATTTATCAAGGATATGGAAACGGCTTATTCTGCAGCAGATGTCATTGTTTCCCGAGCAGGAGCGATTGCAATTTCAGAATTAGCGGTTGCACAGAAACCTGTTGTTTTGGTGCCTTTCCCTTTTGCGGCGGAAGACCATCAAACAAAAAATGCGATGAATCTGGTTGAAAAAAATGCAGCCAAAATGGTAAAAGATTCTGAAATGCAGGAGAAATTCTGGAATACATTATCAGAAATCTGCGAAAATGAAAACGTAAGAAAAGAAATGTCTGAAAATCTGAAATATTTTGCCAAACCCAATGCGGCAAAAGAGATTGTAGATGAGATTTTTAAAGAGATTAAGTAA
- a CDS encoding penicillin-binding transpeptidase domain-containing protein → MQKQNDYDNKRKKTLRWGYLFATVALCVFVMFLARIVVLQNTNVQEIKDDYINSNYRTATLKAARGNLFASDGSILATTVMRYDIFLDFKTIKDTVYSNNIGALTDSLSKMFGKPRADFRKRFDEQKKKKNQYYSLVKGLDFDQYDRIRNFPIFKRGKNKGGFIVDRNYKRELATSEIGSGTIGIDNGVVKAGLEGAFSKYLTGTDGSRLEQRVNSSQWKPIDFWKVNEPTDGKDVYTTLDLRIQDIAHSALEKQLINFEAKHGTVIVMEVETGKVKALVNLRQTEPGVYEDAYNYALKDNIEPGSTFKTISLLAAMDDGFIDENTTVDVGNGVWTYAKQRISDGHGGGTYDISDVLAKSSNVGTAKLITKYYAEKPQIFLDHLRRWKLFDKMEIELPGITKPKIVTPENKRWNAATLASIAYGYSSNINLLQLTTFYNGVANKGKMVKPLFIDKIMKDGKTIFQAKEEVIVKKMASDKAIQMMTSALTKAVEKGTGRSIFTPNLKMAGKTGTARFEYWLPGPMKYRASFAGFYPADNPKYTCYVMISEPNTAKSFYGGTVSAPVFKEIAGKTFLKTPQNIEKEMLVDRKVNLNKMVEPNVKVTVSNKKMPSIVGLIGKNVIPQLENLGYRVDFKGVGKIKEQFPLEGTTISKNQRIYLSLQN, encoded by the coding sequence ATGCAAAAACAAAATGATTACGATAACAAAAGAAAAAAAACACTGCGATGGGGTTACCTCTTCGCAACTGTTGCTTTATGTGTATTCGTGATGTTTTTGGCTAGAATAGTTGTTCTTCAAAATACCAACGTTCAGGAAATTAAAGACGATTATATCAACAGCAATTACCGTACAGCAACTTTAAAGGCAGCTCGCGGAAATCTATTTGCTTCAGATGGATCTATTTTGGCAACTACGGTGATGCGTTATGATATTTTTCTTGATTTTAAAACGATAAAAGATACAGTTTACAGCAATAATATTGGTGCGTTGACAGATTCTTTAAGTAAAATGTTCGGAAAACCGAGAGCTGATTTCAGAAAAAGATTCGACGAACAGAAGAAAAAGAAAAATCAATATTACTCTTTAGTGAAGGGGTTAGATTTTGACCAATACGATAGAATTAGGAATTTTCCGATTTTTAAAAGAGGAAAAAATAAAGGCGGATTTATTGTTGACAGAAACTATAAAAGAGAACTTGCAACTTCAGAAATTGGTTCCGGAACAATAGGAATCGACAATGGGGTAGTAAAAGCTGGTCTTGAAGGTGCTTTCTCAAAATATCTTACCGGAACTGATGGAAGCAGATTAGAGCAAAGAGTTAACTCTTCTCAATGGAAACCAATTGATTTTTGGAAAGTAAATGAACCTACTGACGGAAAGGATGTTTACACAACTTTAGATCTTAGAATTCAGGATATTGCACATTCGGCATTAGAAAAACAGCTGATCAACTTTGAAGCAAAACACGGTACGGTAATCGTGATGGAGGTTGAAACAGGTAAAGTGAAAGCTTTGGTAAATTTAAGACAAACCGAACCGGGAGTTTACGAAGATGCTTACAATTATGCTTTAAAAGATAATATCGAGCCGGGTTCTACTTTTAAAACCATCTCACTTTTGGCAGCAATGGATGATGGTTTTATTGATGAAAATACAACGGTAGATGTTGGAAATGGAGTTTGGACCTATGCAAAACAGAGGATTTCTGATGGTCATGGTGGTGGAACTTACGATATCAGTGATGTTTTGGCAAAATCTAGTAACGTAGGAACTGCAAAGCTAATCACAAAATATTACGCAGAAAAGCCTCAAATTTTTCTTGATCATTTAAGAAGATGGAAACTATTTGATAAAATGGAAATTGAGCTACCGGGAATTACAAAGCCAAAAATAGTAACTCCGGAAAATAAAAGATGGAATGCAGCAACGTTGGCATCAATTGCTTACGGATACTCATCAAATATTAATCTTTTACAGTTAACAACTTTCTATAATGGGGTTGCCAATAAAGGGAAAATGGTAAAACCTCTTTTCATTGATAAAATAATGAAAGATGGGAAAACAATTTTTCAGGCGAAAGAAGAAGTAATTGTAAAGAAAATGGCATCAGATAAAGCAATTCAGATGATGACCAGTGCTTTAACAAAAGCGGTAGAAAAGGGAACAGGTAGAAGTATTTTTACTCCAAACCTAAAAATGGCAGGAAAAACAGGAACAGCAAGATTTGAATATTGGCTTCCTGGTCCAATGAAATATAGAGCTTCATTTGCTGGGTTTTATCCGGCAGATAATCCTAAGTATACTTGTTATGTGATGATTAGCGAGCCTAATACCGCAAAAAGTTTTTATGGGGGAACGGTTTCAGCACCGGTTTTTAAAGAAATTGCCGGAAAAACTTTCTTAAAAACACCTCAGAATATTGAGAAAGAAATGCTTGTCGACAGAAAGGTAAACCTTAATAAAATGGTGGAGCCTAATGTAAAAGTTACCGTTAGCAATAAGAAAATGCCAAGCATCGTTGGTTTAATCGGTAAAAACGTAATTCCACAATTAGAAAATTTGGGATATCGTGTAGACTTTAAAGGAGTGGGAAAAATTAAAGAACAATTCCCATTAGAAGGTACAACGATAAGCAAAAATCAGAGAATATATTTGTCTCTGCAGAATTAA
- the rsmH gene encoding 16S rRNA (cytosine(1402)-N(4))-methyltransferase RsmH: MYHNPVLLKQSVDDLVTNPDGIYVDCTFGGGGHSREIVSRLSEKGKLYGFDQDLDALKNNIDDPKFTLINQNFRFLENSLLMYGVSKVDGVLADLGVSSHQFDAGERGFSTRSNAPLDMRMNVMQSLDAKKVINDYEEEALADIFYYYGELREARKLARDIVHHRKIKTIATTEDLKKLFSYLPPHKVNKFYAQLFQAIRIEVNQELDVLKEMLVQSYNVLKPGGRLVVISYHSLEDRLVKRFLKNGMFEGEPQRDIYGNYEKTFELVKTKAIIPDDKEIEENSRARSAKMRTGIKL; this comes from the coding sequence ATGTATCATAACCCCGTTTTATTGAAGCAAAGTGTGGATGATTTGGTGACGAATCCTGACGGTATTTATGTTGACTGTACATTTGGTGGCGGTGGACATTCACGCGAAATTGTAAGCAGGCTTTCTGAAAAAGGAAAGCTATACGGTTTTGACCAAGATTTAGATGCGCTCAAAAATAATATCGATGATCCGAAATTTACATTAATCAATCAGAATTTCAGATTTCTTGAAAACTCTCTTTTAATGTATGGAGTGTCTAAAGTTGATGGTGTTTTAGCAGATCTTGGAGTTTCGTCTCATCAATTTGATGCAGGCGAAAGAGGCTTTTCTACGAGAAGCAATGCGCCGCTTGATATGAGAATGAATGTCATGCAGAGTCTTGATGCCAAAAAAGTAATCAATGATTATGAAGAAGAGGCTTTAGCGGATATTTTTTATTATTATGGTGAGTTGAGGGAAGCGAGAAAATTAGCTCGTGACATTGTTCATCACAGAAAAATTAAGACAATTGCAACCACTGAAGACCTGAAGAAACTGTTCAGTTACCTTCCGCCACATAAAGTGAATAAATTTTATGCGCAATTGTTTCAGGCAATAAGAATTGAGGTTAATCAGGAGCTTGATGTATTGAAGGAAATGCTGGTGCAGTCTTATAATGTTTTAAAACCGGGAGGTCGATTGGTGGTGATTTCTTATCATTCTCTGGAGGATCGTTTGGTGAAAAGGTTCTTGAAAAACGGAATGTTTGAAGGCGAGCCGCAACGTGATATCTATGGGAATTACGAAAAAACATTCGAGTTGGTAAAAACCAAAGCGATTATTCCTGATGATAAAGAAATTGAAGAAAACTCAAGAGCGAGAAGTGCTAAAATGAGAACAGGAATTAAATTATAA
- the mraY gene encoding phospho-N-acetylmuramoyl-pentapeptide-transferase: MLYYLYEYLTSQGIHIPGMGMLRYISFRAGMAVLLSLTIALVYGKSIINYLRGKQMGELVRDLGLDGQKQKEGTPTMGGFIIIIATLIPVLLFTRITNIYIVLLIITVIWMGAIGFIDDYLKKIKKNKDGLSGKFKIVGQVGLGLIIGVTMYFHPDITVKRKYADAKVVNRNNVEQNFSPTEKITVSTVPFTKNNEFDYSGILFWMNDKDAHEWAWIVFIPIVIFIVTAVSNGANITDGIDGLAAGTSTIILLALAFFAYVSGNIIFADYLNIMFLPNMGETTIFAVAMVGAVIGFFWYNTYPAQVFMGDTGSLMLGGVIAVLAVILRKELMIPVLCGIFLIENVSVMLQVVVFKYRKRKFGLEYAQNNRLFKMSPLHHHYQKEGFHESKIVNRMIIIGVMLAIVCLITLKMR, from the coding sequence ATGCTATACTATCTATACGAATATCTAACAAGTCAAGGCATCCACATCCCCGGAATGGGAATGTTGAGGTACATTTCGTTTCGTGCAGGGATGGCAGTTTTGCTTTCACTAACGATTGCTTTGGTTTATGGGAAAAGTATCATCAATTATCTGCGAGGAAAACAGATGGGCGAGCTGGTGCGTGATCTTGGGTTAGACGGGCAAAAGCAAAAAGAAGGAACACCTACAATGGGAGGTTTCATTATTATTATTGCGACATTAATTCCGGTTTTACTGTTTACAAGAATTACCAATATCTACATCGTTCTTTTGATTATTACGGTAATTTGGATGGGAGCGATTGGTTTTATAGATGATTATTTAAAGAAAATAAAGAAGAATAAAGACGGATTAAGCGGGAAATTTAAAATTGTAGGTCAGGTTGGTTTAGGGCTAATTATCGGAGTTACAATGTATTTTCATCCCGATATTACGGTTAAAAGAAAATATGCAGATGCAAAAGTAGTCAACAGAAACAATGTTGAACAAAACTTTTCTCCTACAGAAAAAATTACGGTTTCTACCGTTCCTTTTACCAAAAATAATGAGTTCGATTACAGCGGAATATTATTTTGGATGAACGATAAAGATGCTCACGAATGGGCTTGGATTGTTTTTATTCCTATCGTTATTTTTATCGTTACAGCAGTATCAAACGGAGCTAATATTACTGATGGAATTGATGGGCTTGCCGCAGGAACGAGTACGATAATTCTGTTGGCACTTGCCTTTTTTGCATACGTCTCCGGAAACATCATTTTCGCAGATTATCTCAATATTATGTTCCTTCCGAATATGGGAGAAACCACCATTTTTGCCGTCGCCATGGTAGGTGCGGTAATTGGGTTTTTCTGGTATAATACCTATCCGGCTCAGGTTTTTATGGGCGACACGGGAAGTTTAATGCTGGGTGGTGTGATTGCTGTTTTAGCAGTTATTTTAAGAAAAGAATTGATGATTCCTGTATTGTGTGGGATTTTCTTAATTGAAAATGTCTCGGTAATGCTTCAGGTGGTTGTCTTTAAGTATAGAAAAAGAAAATTTGGGTTAGAATATGCCCAAAATAATAGATTATTTAAAATGTCTCCTTTACATCATCATTATCAGAAAGAAGGTTTTCACGAAAGTAAAATCGTTAACAGGATGATTATTATTGGTGTTATGTTGGCAATTGTGTGTCTCATTACATTGAAGATGAGATAA
- a CDS encoding UDP-N-acetylmuramoyl-L-alanyl-D-glutamate--2,6-diaminopimelate ligase: MQLVELLNRIPVLESHGNNDREVSALVFDSRKVSEDSLYIAVKGTIADGHSFIASSIEKGAKTIVCEELPKDLDENVTYIKVKDSSKTLGHLASNFYGNPSQNLKLIGVTGTNGKTSVSTLLFDVFKNLGYTSALLSTVEIRIGEEIIPATHTTPDVITINQILAKAVEAGCEFAFMEVSSHGISQNRTEGLHFKIAGFTNLTHDHLDYHKTFDEYLKTKKRFFDELNDGAIAITNVDDKNGNVMLQNTKAKKKSYALKTIADYHGRTLEVDFNGMLLNFNGKEFWTTLTGKFNVYNLLLVFGIASELGFQQDEVLQAISVLKRVSGRFETFKSDGGIFFIVDYAHTPDALENVLDSINDIRTKNERLITVFGCGGDRDHSKRPEMGNIASKKSTLAIITSDNPRTENPTVIIKEIEAGVEPQNFSKYTSIPDRREAIKMAIKFAEPKDIILVAGKGHENYQEINGVKHHFDDKEVISELWKLMSK, encoded by the coding sequence ATGCAATTAGTTGAATTATTAAACAGAATTCCAGTTTTAGAAAGTCACGGTAATAATGATCGTGAGGTTTCTGCATTGGTTTTCGATAGTAGAAAAGTTTCCGAAGACTCATTGTATATTGCAGTAAAAGGAACAATTGCAGACGGACATTCATTTATTGCATCTTCTATTGAGAAAGGAGCAAAAACGATTGTTTGTGAAGAATTACCGAAAGATTTAGATGAAAATGTTACTTACATTAAAGTAAAAGACTCGTCTAAAACTTTAGGCCATCTGGCTTCCAATTTTTATGGAAACCCATCTCAAAATCTAAAACTAATTGGCGTTACAGGAACTAATGGAAAAACGTCTGTTTCTACTTTGCTTTTTGATGTATTTAAAAACTTAGGGTATACTTCAGCTTTATTGTCAACGGTAGAAATTAGAATTGGAGAAGAAATTATTCCTGCGACACACACAACGCCGGATGTGATTACCATCAATCAGATTTTAGCTAAAGCGGTGGAAGCAGGATGCGAGTTTGCTTTCATGGAAGTAAGCTCACACGGAATTTCTCAGAACAGAACGGAAGGTTTACATTTCAAAATTGCAGGATTTACCAATTTGACACACGACCATTTAGATTATCATAAAACGTTTGACGAATATTTGAAAACGAAAAAACGATTTTTTGATGAATTAAACGACGGAGCTATTGCCATCACCAATGTTGATGATAAAAACGGAAATGTGATGTTGCAAAATACCAAAGCAAAGAAAAAATCTTATGCTTTGAAAACAATTGCAGATTATCACGGAAGAACCTTGGAAGTTGATTTTAACGGAATGCTGTTAAACTTCAACGGAAAAGAATTCTGGACAACTTTGACTGGAAAGTTCAATGTTTACAATTTGCTTCTGGTTTTCGGAATTGCTTCAGAATTAGGCTTTCAGCAGGATGAGGTTCTTCAGGCAATTAGTGTTTTGAAAAGAGTTTCCGGAAGATTTGAAACCTTCAAGTCTGATGGTGGAATCTTCTTCATCGTAGATTACGCACACACACCAGATGCACTTGAAAATGTTTTAGACAGTATCAACGATATCAGAACTAAAAACGAAAGATTAATCACTGTTTTCGGTTGTGGAGGCGACAGAGATCACTCAAAAAGACCTGAAATGGGAAATATTGCTTCAAAGAAATCTACGTTGGCAATCATCACTTCAGACAATCCACGAACGGAAAATCCTACTGTCATTATTAAAGAAATTGAAGCAGGTGTTGAGCCTCAAAACTTCAGCAAATACACTTCAATTCCCGACAGAAGAGAAGCGATAAAAATGGCAATAAAATTTGCCGAGCCGAAAGATATTATTCTCGTAGCCGGAAAAGGTCACGAAAATTATCAGGAAATCAATGGTGTAAAGCATCATTTTGATGACAAAGAAGTAATCAGTGAGCTCTGGAAGCTTATGAGTAAATAA
- a CDS encoding FtsW/RodA/SpoVE family cell cycle protein — protein sequence MNEQNIENRFEFLKGDKVLWMVILMISIFSIFPVYSASSNLEYIVNNGTTTGHVMKHMFFVVLGLAIMRLVGTVKYEYMGKLSSIMLGLMIVLLIVTMFTGQTIDGASASRWLKIPGTPISFQPSSFAFLMLIIYLCRYLTKKITRERLPIENVMYIFGPILLVFVLVAKDNGSTALMILMVSVIVLVIGQLHWKYIAGFISASFIAIALFLLIALNTNMIGGNRVHTWMSRIETFTSSKAKSADVDDESIKAKNYQVMQAKAAIVHGGITGMGPGKSALKQMLPQSASDFIFAVIVEEYGLIGAGFLICMYLIMIVRIVMIASKMPAFFGSLLVLSLGVMIFIQLAVNIAVAVNLIPVTGQPLPLISYGGTSMLVTYIQLGIILNISSRIQIYDEEGMGKKQSIVEINDIA from the coding sequence ATGAACGAACAGAATATAGAAAACAGATTTGAATTTCTAAAGGGCGATAAAGTACTTTGGATGGTCATTCTTATGATCTCCATCTTCTCTATTTTCCCGGTATATTCTGCAAGTTCAAACCTTGAATATATTGTGAATAATGGGACCACCACTGGTCACGTGATGAAGCATATGTTCTTTGTGGTTTTAGGTTTGGCCATCATGCGATTGGTAGGAACGGTGAAGTACGAATACATGGGTAAGCTCAGCAGTATTATGTTGGGTTTAATGATTGTTTTGTTGATTGTAACAATGTTTACAGGGCAAACCATTGACGGAGCGAGTGCTTCAAGATGGCTGAAAATCCCGGGAACACCGATTTCATTTCAACCGTCGTCTTTTGCTTTTTTAATGTTGATTATTTATCTGTGTCGATATTTAACCAAGAAAATTACCCGAGAAAGACTTCCTATTGAGAATGTAATGTACATTTTTGGGCCTATTTTACTGGTTTTTGTGCTGGTCGCAAAAGATAATGGTTCTACGGCATTGATGATTTTAATGGTTTCGGTAATCGTTTTAGTAATCGGACAGCTGCACTGGAAATATATTGCAGGATTTATTTCGGCATCATTTATAGCGATTGCATTATTTTTATTAATTGCCTTAAATACCAATATGATTGGCGGAAACCGTGTTCATACATGGATGAGCCGTATCGAAACTTTCACATCAAGCAAAGCAAAATCTGCTGATGTAGATGATGAGAGTATAAAAGCAAAAAACTACCAGGTTATGCAGGCGAAAGCCGCCATCGTTCATGGTGGAATTACTGGAATGGGACCCGGGAAATCTGCTTTAAAACAAATGCTTCCGCAATCTGCATCCGATTTTATTTTTGCAGTAATTGTAGAAGAATATGGTTTAATAGGAGCCGGATTTCTCATCTGTATGTATCTGATTATGATTGTCCGGATTGTAATGATTGCGAGTAAAATGCCCGCATTTTTCGGCTCATTGCTCGTGCTCAGTCTCGGGGTGATGATTTTTATTCAGTTAGCCGTAAATATTGCCGTTGCTGTGAATTTGATTCCGGTTACAGGGCAGCCATTGCCGCTGATTAGTTACGGAGGAACATCGATGCTGGTAACCTACATTCAGCTTGGAATTATTTTAAATATAAGCTCAAGAATTCAGATATATGATGAAGAAGGAATGGGCAAAAAACAAAGCATTGTCGAAATAAACGACATTGCTTAA
- a CDS encoding FtsL-like putative cell division protein codes for MEKRTTNRPQKRLTFIDIIKGNFLNRDEIKIHYKFFLLLFILMMAMIYSNHLVNKKIKIVNALKEETEEYKSRNAYAQSKLIKVKMESQLGKEVAADSLMTLESHPHKLLIKLDSSDAKTK; via the coding sequence GTGGAAAAAAGAACAACAAATCGCCCTCAGAAAAGACTCACTTTTATAGATATTATAAAAGGAAACTTTCTGAATCGTGATGAAATAAAAATTCATTACAAATTTTTCTTGTTGTTGTTTATTTTAATGATGGCGATGATTTATAGCAATCATTTAGTCAATAAAAAAATAAAAATTGTTAACGCTTTAAAAGAAGAAACAGAAGAGTATAAATCGAGAAATGCTTACGCACAAAGCAAGCTCATAAAAGTAAAAATGGAATCTCAATTGGGCAAAGAAGTCGCCGCAGATTCGCTAATGACTTTAGAAAGTCACCCTCACAAATTGTTAATAAAATTAGACAGTAGTGATGCAAAAACAAAATGA
- the mraZ gene encoding division/cell wall cluster transcriptional repressor MraZ: MRNFIGTYECKIDDKGRLKVPSSLIKQMEDFEDKTFVVKRSVFQPCLEVYPMKMWDKLMDKINKLNKFIKKNADFIRMFTAGVKTVELDSAGRLQISKDLTLFAGLQKDIVVTSAGELFEIWDKEAYEKVIATNEDDFASLAEGVMGAFDEE; this comes from the coding sequence ATGAGGAATTTCATTGGAACATATGAATGCAAAATAGACGACAAGGGTCGCTTAAAAGTTCCTTCATCTCTTATAAAGCAGATGGAAGACTTTGAGGATAAAACCTTTGTGGTAAAGCGTTCTGTGTTTCAACCATGTCTTGAGGTTTACCCAATGAAAATGTGGGATAAGCTGATGGATAAGATAAATAAGCTGAATAAATTCATCAAAAAAAATGCTGATTTTATCAGAATGTTTACCGCCGGAGTGAAAACTGTGGAGCTGGATAGTGCTGGTAGACTGCAGATTTCGAAAGATCTTACCCTCTTTGCCGGTCTTCAGAAAGATATTGTGGTGACGAGTGCGGGAGAACTTTTTGAAATTTGGGATAAAGAAGCATATGAAAAGGTAATTGCAACCAATGAAGATGATTTTGCAAGCCTTGCAGAAGGAGTGATGGGAGCTTTTGATGAAGAATAA
- the murD gene encoding UDP-N-acetylmuramoyl-L-alanine--D-glutamate ligase, with the protein MKIVVLGGGESGCGAAYLAKKKGLEVFLSDKSAIKEHYKQFLTENNIEFEEGNHNEERILNADWIVKSPGIPKKTEIINKIHQKGIRLSSEIEFASEFTDAKIIAITGSNGKTTTTSLIYHILKNDGLNVGLGGNIGHSFAKQVADENHEYYVLEVSSFQLDDIQNFRPYISLLLNLSKDHLDQYNYDYEEYALAKFRITENQENDNFFIYNKDDEMSKNILEKLEIKAKMIPFSMNEKLTEGGFVDENQLVIKLKDEFSMKVDELSLLGNHNVANSLAASIAGKILEINNESIRNSLMTFQAVEHRLEFVAEIEGVKYINDSKATNVNAAYYALESMKNPTVWIVGGVDKGNDYAEIEDLVKRKVKAIVCLGLDNEKIIDFFKNKKELIYSTSSMEEAVKVSKSLSKSGDTVLLSPCCASFDLFKSYEDRGNQFKEQVLKN; encoded by the coding sequence ATGAAAATAGTTGTTTTAGGAGGTGGCGAAAGCGGTTGTGGAGCTGCTTATTTGGCGAAGAAAAAAGGTCTGGAAGTATTTCTTTCAGATAAAAGTGCCATTAAAGAGCATTACAAACAATTTTTGACAGAAAATAATATTGAGTTTGAAGAGGGAAATCACAATGAAGAAAGAATTCTTAATGCAGATTGGATTGTAAAAAGCCCCGGAATTCCGAAAAAGACAGAAATAATCAATAAAATTCACCAGAAAGGTATTAGACTTTCTTCTGAAATAGAGTTTGCTTCAGAATTTACAGATGCCAAAATTATTGCCATCACAGGAAGCAACGGAAAAACGACAACGACGTCTTTAATTTACCATATCCTGAAAAACGACGGATTAAACGTAGGTCTAGGCGGAAACATTGGTCACAGCTTTGCAAAGCAGGTTGCCGATGAAAATCATGAATATTATGTTTTGGAAGTAAGTTCTTTCCAGCTAGATGATATTCAGAATTTCAGACCTTATATTTCTTTATTGCTGAATTTGTCTAAAGATCACCTCGATCAGTACAATTACGACTATGAAGAATATGCTTTGGCGAAATTCAGAATAACTGAAAATCAGGAGAATGATAATTTTTTCATCTACAATAAAGATGATGAAATGAGCAAAAATATTCTTGAGAAACTTGAAATTAAAGCGAAAATGATTCCTTTTTCAATGAATGAAAAATTGACTGAAGGAGGTTTTGTTGACGAAAATCAATTAGTAATCAAGCTAAAAGACGAGTTCTCTATGAAAGTTGACGAATTATCTTTATTGGGAAACCACAACGTAGCCAATAGTTTAGCCGCTTCAATTGCAGGTAAAATATTGGAAATCAATAATGAAAGTATCAGAAATTCTCTGATGACTTTTCAGGCAGTAGAGCATAGATTGGAATTTGTAGCTGAAATTGAGGGAGTAAAATATATCAATGACAGCAAAGCAACCAACGTAAATGCAGCATATTATGCTTTAGAAAGTATGAAAAATCCTACCGTTTGGATTGTTGGAGGCGTAGATAAAGGAAATGACTATGCCGAAATTGAAGATTTAGTTAAAAGAAAAGTAAAAGCAATTGTTTGCTTAGGTCTTGATAATGAAAAAATTATCGATTTCTTCAAAAACAAAAAAGAATTGATTTACAGTACTTCAAGTATGGAAGAAGCAGTAAAAGTATCAAAGTCATTATCAAAAAGCGGAGATACGGTTTTACTTTCACCTTGTTGTGCAAGTTTTGATCTTTTCAAAAGCTATGAAGACAGAGGCAATCAGTTTAAAGAGCAAGTGCTAAAAAATTAA
- a CDS encoding four helix bundle protein, with amino-acid sequence MTKNFEDFPVYLKSLELIEKVYQFLKSKGLEKEFEFNNQIKRASFSVSNNIAEGSEYNNNKQFIKYLKIAKGSCAEVRSMMIVSKKLKLGEEILADEIINLSREVSSNISNFIKYLSVNIEKPQS; translated from the coding sequence ATGACAAAAAATTTCGAAGATTTTCCTGTTTATCTGAAAAGTTTAGAATTAATTGAAAAAGTCTATCAATTTCTAAAATCTAAGGGTTTAGAAAAAGAATTTGAATTTAATAATCAAATTAAAAGAGCAAGTTTTTCAGTATCAAATAATATTGCAGAAGGCTCAGAATATAATAATAACAAGCAGTTTATTAAATATTTGAAAATTGCAAAGGGCAGTTGTGCCGAAGTTAGGAGTATGATGATTGTAAGTAAGAAATTGAAATTGGGAGAAGAAATTTTAGCAGATGAAATAATTAATCTGTCAAGAGAAGTATCATCTAATATTTCAAATTTTATTAAATATTTAAGTGTAAATATTGAAAAACCACAATCTTAA